CGTTCGAGAGTTAAATCCGGCACCATCTCGGCAAACAATCGTATGTCTGTATCGCGGGTGTGTAGCAACATAAAACTATGAAATGGCAATGCGGTGCGTTTAATCGCTTCTTCTTCACTAATTTGCTCTTCTATCAGTGGCAATACGCCATCGTTATACGCTTTTTCAAATGTGGGAGCCATTATGAAGAATGTGAGAAACATTGCCAAACTAATTAGCACCTGATTCGGTGGGGTTTGCTGCACGCCCATGGCACTACGAAAAAACGAGAGCGCAAGAACAATACGCGTACAAGATCTCACCATCAGCAATATTCCTCGCTCAATACTGAGTACAGTAATAAGAATGATGATTTGAATCATGCGCCCCGTCGCAGAGCCTTCGCCTTCTTCGCCAAAATCAATATTCAGTGACTGGGCAAATGCATCGCCATAGCCCATTAGCAAATAGACGGCAATAGCCCCCATCAAAGGCATAAACAACCATCCAGCTATACGCTTAGGTGTATAAAACGGCGGCGGCGCAAAAGGTTTATTCGCTTGCATGGGCAAGACGCTCCTTATTAGAAATAATCAAGCTGGGGCCGGTGTCTTCTTCCTCATCGTTACATGGAATATCAACCTCAATCACTTCGAAGCGATCACCGGATTTTACTATTAAATGTTCCATATCATCGCGGCGTACCAACAACAAGCGACTTCGCGCATCTATAGGAAGTGTTTCCACAATGCTTAATCTGGCTTCGCTTTTACGGCGTATACGCATCGCAGGGTTGCCATATTTACGCAGCGCAATACCCAGCAACCCTATTAACCCCACTACGAGGGCAAATGCGGCAAAAAACTGACCTATTTGCACATATTCCATATTCGTCTCTATTCGCTATTGTTTTTGGGTTTGAACGATTCGTTGGTTTTGTAGGCTTTGGCCGCTTTTTGCCGTGTATTTAGTGCATCTAACTGCTCGCGCACATCAGTTTTCACCACTTGCATATTATCACGCAGGGTCGTCAGGTCTGTAGCGAGGTCAGCTAAAGGCTGGTTATAAGCATCAGCTTGCGCCTTAGGCATATCCAGCACCGCTTCGCATAACTCCTGCACTTTTTCATCGAGACCTGCCAAATCCACCTCGCCGCCTTGTTCCAAATGCGTATGAGTGGTATCGATAAAGCTACGTATTTGTTTCAGCAACTCTGAGGCATCCGCATTATTGCTCATAGGTATCTCCCTGCGCTGGTTCTGTATGTATACTATCCGTCTTGCGTGGCGCCGCTGGCGACAGGCGTGCGCTTTGCGCATTGGCTTTATATACATAGGTCAAAATCTCACCCACCGCAGCATATGCCTCGAGGGGGATAACGGAATCCACTTCCATCACCGAAAGTATTTCTACTAAGTCTGCATCTTCGCGCACCTTGATGTCATTGGCAAATGCAATTTGCAATATTTGCTCCGCAATATTCCCCTGCCCGCTTGCGGTTATGCGTGGGGCAGAATCTTTATCAACGACATATTCCAGTGCAACAGCTTTTTGCTGCTTTTCTGGTTTGTTTGAAGATGAATATGTGGGACGGTCTGCCATGAAACTCCTGCCAGTCGTCTGATTGACGAGGGCTTGTTATTATTTATTCGGCATCTAGGTTTAGCCCGCCAGTAGCTGAAAGAATATCGTCATCCGACCCGCCCGACATTGCGTCTTTGTTGGCCTGAGTAATTTTATCGTGAATTTCTTTGCGCAAAACCGTGACTTCTGAAGGAAACGTAAAGCCAATTTTGGCAGTTTTACCGCGCACTTCAACCACCGTTAATTCGATGCTGTTATTGATAATAACCGATTCGCCCACTTTTCGGGATAGATAAAGCATATAAACCCTGCAAATATATTTTGCGACTACCCACGCGAATGACGTGCAGGCTCACCTACTGGAATATAGGTTTTCCTTAGGGTTGCACAATGCGCGCTACATATTTTTATGTGGCAATTCCCTATGGAATACGCTATTATTATAGACGATAGATATAGCAAAAACCTCGATTCCACAACAAAAAACAGGACGAGTGCTATCATCTCGCTCATGGTTGACACAGCAAGGTAGAACGAGGGAAAACGCAAAACAGATCGCGGTAATACATGGATTTTTCCAATATTAAACTATTATCAATGATGCAATCCAAAATGGCGCACCTTAGCGAGCGTCAGGATGTGCTTTCGCAAAATATCGCTAATGTTGACACCCCGGGCTATAAACCCAAAGATCTAAAAGAGCTGGAATTTAAAGACATGGTACGCAGCGAATCTAATCGCTTACAATTGCGCGCCACCAGCCCAGACCATCAATCTTCCAGCCAGCGTCCGGCAGAGTTCAGAACGGTAAAAATGAAAACCACCTACGAACATTCGCCCATGAAAAATCATGTGGTTGTGGAAGAGCAGATGATGAAAGTCGCTGAAACAAAACTGCAATATGACATGACTACCAATTTATACAAAAAAATGTCGGATATGTTCAAAACCGCCATTGGTAACCGCTGATTTTGCAGAATAGGAGAAAATAATGGATTTAGTTAATTCCCTGCATATCGCCGCCTCTGGTATGAAAGCGCAATCAGATCGCCTGCGCATTGTTAGCGAAAACATTGCCAATGCCGACTCTCTTGGCACACGTCCGGGTGAAGAACCTTATCGCCGTAAAGTCGTGTCGTTCCGCAATCATCTGGATCGTGAAATGGGCGTAAGCAAAGTTGAAGTATACAAATACGGCGTTGATAAATCCGAATTTG
This region of Alphaproteobacteria bacterium genomic DNA includes:
- the flgC gene encoding flagellar basal body rod protein FlgC is translated as MDLVNSLHIAASGMKAQSDRLRIVSENIANADSLGTRPGEEPYRRKVVSFRNHLDREMGVSKVEVYKYGVDKSEFEKKYDPGHPAADNEGYVQLPNVNPVMEMVDMREAQRGYEANLNVIEVSKGMLQRTVDMLR
- a CDS encoding flagellar biosynthetic protein FliO, which encodes MEYVQIGQFFAAFALVVGLIGLLGIALRKYGNPAMRIRRKSEARLSIVETLPIDARSRLLLVRRDDMEHLIVKSGDRFEVIEVDIPCNDEEEDTGPSLIISNKERLAHASE
- a CDS encoding carbon storage regulator produces the protein MLYLSRKVGESVIINNSIELTVVEVRGKTAKIGFTFPSEVTVLRKEIHDKITQANKDAMSGGSDDDILSATGGLNLDAE
- the flgB gene encoding flagellar basal body rod protein FlgB; translation: MAHLSERQDVLSQNIANVDTPGYKPKDLKELEFKDMVRSESNRLQLRATSPDHQSSSQRPAEFRTVKMKTTYEHSPMKNHVVVEEQMMKVAETKLQYDMTTNLYKKMSDMFKTAIGNR
- the fliP gene encoding flagellar type III secretion system pore protein FliP (The bacterial flagellar biogenesis protein FliP forms a type III secretion system (T3SS)-type pore required for flagellar assembly.) is translated as MPLMGAIAVYLLMGYGDAFAQSLNIDFGEEGEGSATGRMIQIIILITVLSIERGILLMVRSCTRIVLALSFFRSAMGVQQTPPNQVLISLAMFLTFFIMAPTFEKAYNDGVLPLIEEQISEEEAIKRTALPFHSFMLLHTRDTDIRLFAEMVPDLTLERPEDTPYRVLIPAFMISELKRAFEIGFLLFIPFVVIDMLVASILMSMGMMMLPPVMISLPFKLIFFVLVDGWNMVAGSLVKSYGI
- a CDS encoding EscU/YscU/HrcU family type III secretion system export apparatus switch protein gives rise to the protein MADRPTYSSSNKPEKQQKAVALEYVVDKDSAPRITASGQGNIAEQILQIAFANDIKVREDADLVEILSVMEVDSVIPLEAYAAVGEILTYVYKANAQSARLSPAAPRKTDSIHTEPAQGDTYEQ